A window of Dehalococcoidia bacterium contains these coding sequences:
- the argB gene encoding acetylglutamate kinase: MFDPDSVRTFSQRAKVRTEARKPLVVKIGGSTLGSHDTTLEDLVALQRRGILSVVIHGGAKKVTAWLERQGVTSTFVNGLRVTDGDSLEMVAAVLGGLVNTELVADINSLGGRAIGMTGVDGNLIISKIENPDLGYVGRIIRVNPQVVETVLRGGFIPVIAPPCAKAPGKTRQVSYLNVNGDEMAGEIAAAIGADRLVFLTDVEGIRDSEGQLISKLTGAQVKSLMACGVISGGMIPKADAALKALKTTPLVQIIDGRLPHALLGALEGKASGTTIY, from the coding sequence GTGTTTGATCCGGACTCTGTCCGCACTTTTTCGCAACGAGCAAAAGTGCGGACAGAAGCAAGAAAACCGCTCGTGGTAAAAATCGGCGGCAGCACGCTGGGCAGCCATGATACCACGCTGGAGGATCTGGTAGCACTTCAGAGGAGAGGAATACTCTCGGTGGTGATTCATGGCGGGGCCAAAAAGGTAACCGCGTGGCTGGAACGACAGGGCGTAACTTCCACATTCGTCAACGGCCTCAGAGTGACCGACGGAGATTCGCTCGAAATGGTGGCAGCGGTTCTGGGCGGGCTGGTCAATACCGAACTGGTGGCCGATATCAACTCGCTCGGCGGGAGAGCTATCGGAATGACCGGAGTGGACGGCAATCTCATTATCAGCAAAATCGAAAATCCCGATTTGGGGTACGTGGGCAGAATTATCAGAGTCAATCCCCAAGTTGTGGAGACTGTGCTGCGCGGCGGATTCATCCCGGTGATTGCTCCACCCTGCGCCAAAGCGCCCGGCAAGACGCGCCAGGTCTCTTATCTTAATGTCAACGGAGATGAGATGGCCGGTGAGATTGCTGCCGCCATCGGTGCGGACAGGCTTGTTTTTCTCACCGATGTGGAGGGGATCCGTGATAGCGAGGGGCAACTGATCTCCAAGCTCACGGGGGCCCAGGTCAAGTCTCTCATGGCCTGTGGGGTTATCTCTGGTGGGATGATTCCCAAAGCAGACGCAGCCCTCAAGGCACTGAAGACAACTCCTCTGGTGCAGATCATCGACGGGCGATTGCCCCATGCGCTCTTGGGCGCTCTCGAGGGGAAAGCCAGCGGGACAACCATCTACTAG